One Methanobrevibacter sp. V74 DNA window includes the following coding sequences:
- a CDS encoding zinc-ribbon domain-containing protein encodes MVNCQNCGAEIVGSDFCFNCGEKVEKFEGTSDVCPKCGTTNDKNTTFCRECGYKLENGASISFKQQDWNVRRDEILARYDKLAEEFGIKDEDYFLTSVKRFNMLEKSTSKHKTINKYIGGFNPDNYIGNETMIDGFFLIKENKFVFMEIDNRNWEKVNAGINNFYFDKIVSIRVTKRLGDESRYEDITKRAWTSPHDIRKDIENKIQSLKATRFKDMIANNDSADMFDRLLIKLVDNTSYEIRLPSFEFGQSLVDLYESLKDKPQTVVVQNQISKPSKAQQLKEFQELLNSGAITQEEFDKFKQDLLFG; translated from the coding sequence ATGGTTAATTGTCAAAACTGTGGAGCAGAAATTGTTGGATCAGATTTCTGTTTTAATTGTGGTGAGAAAGTAGAAAAATTTGAGGGTACTTCAGATGTTTGTCCAAAATGTGGAACTACGAATGATAAAAACACAACATTTTGTCGTGAATGTGGTTATAAATTAGAAAATGGAGCTTCTATTTCTTTCAAACAACAAGATTGGAATGTTAGACGTGATGAGATTCTTGCAAGGTATGATAAACTTGCTGAAGAATTCGGAATTAAAGATGAAGATTATTTCTTAACTAGTGTAAAACGTTTTAACATGTTAGAAAAATCTACTAGCAAACATAAAACTATTAATAAGTATATTGGAGGTTTTAATCCAGATAATTATATTGGTAATGAAACTATGATTGATGGTTTTTTCTTAATTAAAGAAAATAAATTCGTTTTTATGGAAATTGATAATAGAAACTGGGAAAAGGTCAATGCTGGAATAAATAATTTTTACTTTGATAAAATTGTATCAATAAGAGTTACTAAACGATTAGGTGATGAAAGTAGATATGAAGATATCACTAAAAGAGCTTGGACATCTCCTCATGATATCAGAAAAGACATTGAAAATAAAATACAATCTCTTAAAGCGACAAGATTTAAAGACATGATTGCAAATAACGACAGTGCAGATATGTTTGATAGATTATTAATAAAATTAGTTGACAATACTTCTTATGAAATTAGACTACCTAGTTTTGAATTTGGTCAAAGTTTAGTGGATTTATATGAATCTTTAAAAGACAAACCACAAACTGTTGTTGTTCAAAATCAAATTTCAAAACCTTCTAAAGCTCAACAATTAAAAGAATTCCAAGAATTATTAAATTCTGGTGCAATTACTCAAGAAGAATTTGATAAATTTAAACAAGATTTATTGTTTGGATGA